The Deltaproteobacteria bacterium genome window below encodes:
- a CDS encoding VCBS repeat-containing protein, whose protein sequence is MLGLARGDLGGDALPDLVLTHGDDDSITVAINDGDGTLSPQSPMAVLGAPPPAGPDGVAVADFDGDGDDDLAVVGALDASAHLFAQTAGGFDEVWTGSTGGSPGGLAGGRIGAAAPGLAISNLAGTSVAVLTYGGGGFDTSDSVVVGAGPRGVALADLFGGAQSELVAVAGEDGTVAIASGTDAGFAAVQVFAVGPQPRALVIDDIDNDGRHDVAVTLAGANAVAVLLQQDDGAFAAAQTVASITSPGAIASADFNGDGLADLAVGSAARLGGVAVLLSDP, encoded by the coding sequence GTGCTCGGGCTCGCGCGCGGCGATCTCGGCGGCGACGCCCTGCCCGATCTCGTGCTGACCCACGGCGACGACGACAGCATCACCGTCGCGATCAACGACGGCGACGGCACCCTCTCACCGCAGTCACCGATGGCCGTGCTCGGCGCGCCGCCGCCGGCCGGCCCCGACGGCGTCGCGGTGGCGGACTTCGACGGCGATGGCGACGACGACCTCGCCGTCGTCGGTGCGCTCGATGCCTCCGCGCACCTGTTCGCCCAGACCGCGGGTGGCTTCGACGAGGTCTGGACCGGATCCACCGGCGGTAGCCCAGGCGGGCTCGCAGGCGGTCGCATCGGCGCCGCCGCGCCGGGGCTGGCGATCTCGAACCTCGCCGGCACCTCGGTCGCGGTGCTGACCTACGGCGGCGGCGGCTTCGACACCAGCGACAGCGTGGTGGTCGGCGCCGGGCCCCGCGGCGTCGCGCTGGCCGACCTCTTCGGCGGGGCGCAGAGCGAGCTCGTCGCGGTCGCCGGCGAGGACGGCACGGTCGCGATCGCGAGCGGCACCGACGCCGGCTTCGCCGCCGTGCAGGTGTTCGCGGTGGGCCCCCAGCCGCGCGCGCTGGTGATCGACGACATCGACAACGACGGGCGCCACGACGTCGCCGTGACCTTGGCGGGCGCCAACGCGGTCGCGGTGCTGCTGCAGCAGGACGACGGTGCGTTCGCGGCCGCGCAGACCGTGGCGAGCATCACTTCGCCGGGCGCGATCGCGAGCGCAGACTTCAACGGCGATGGCCTCGCCGATCTCGCGGTCGGCAGCGCAGCGCGTCTGGGCGGTGTCGCGGTCCTGCTCAGCGATCCTTAG
- a CDS encoding VCBS repeat-containing protein translates to MHAWFRMVSMVGCAVAAVTATACKDDPSGNADSASTGGSSSASTTLPSDSSGMSGVPMDLGEVATTANSMGGSSESGTTTGPDVQCGDGSSDPGGICFGASTVVFDDAPSAAVVALDLDADGIIDLAIGHRDGLTILFGIGDGGFTMGQELALPGCSGSRAAISAATPCPISC, encoded by the coding sequence ATGCACGCTTGGTTTCGCATGGTGTCGATGGTGGGATGCGCGGTCGCGGCCGTGACTGCGACCGCGTGCAAGGACGATCCGTCGGGCAACGCCGACTCGGCCTCGACCGGCGGCAGCTCGTCGGCCAGCACCACCTTGCCGAGCGACTCGTCGGGCATGTCGGGCGTCCCCATGGATCTGGGCGAGGTCGCAACCACCGCGAACTCGATGGGCGGTAGCTCCGAGTCCGGCACCACCACCGGACCCGACGTGCAGTGCGGCGACGGCAGCTCCGATCCCGGCGGCATCTGTTTCGGTGCCTCGACGGTGGTCTTCGACGACGCTCCCAGCGCTGCCGTGGTCGCGCTCGACCTCGACGCCGACGGCATCATCGACCTCGCGATCGGCCACCGCGATGGCCTGACGATCCTCTTCGGGATCGGCGACGGTGGCTTCACGATGGGCCAGGAGTTGGCGCTGCCGGGGTGCTCGGGCTCGCGCGCGGCGATCTCGGCGGCGACGCCCTGCCCGATCTCGTGCTGA
- a CDS encoding leucine--tRNA ligase: MVYDHQAIERRWQEYWAKHESFRAQVDHERPKFYVLDMFPYPSGDGLHVGHVEGYTATDIIARYKRMRGFNVLHPMGWDAFGLPAERHAMKTGVHPATVIANASANFRRQLQRLGFSYDWSREFSTTDPKYYKWTQWIFLQLWGAWYDREARRARPIAELPIPTEVAAVGDAAVAAYRDARRLAYLDEAPVNWCPALRVVLANEEVAEKVEDGYEVVRRPMKQWVLRITEYAERLLADLDGLEWPPHVLEIQRNWVGRSEGAEITFAIAGHDASLSVFTTRPDTLYGATYMVLAPEHPLVAKITTDAQRAAVTAYVDRTARRSERERQAESIEGKKSGVDTGAFATHPLTGAAIPIWIADYVLLGYGTGAIMAVPGHDDRDHAFARAMGLPIVQVVAPEGGAPVDVAVAAFVGEGIAVNSPHIEGQATAAAKRAMTEHLAAQGCGRARVTYKLRDWLFSRQRYWGEPFPLAHRSDGSIYAIDPLPVELPEVADYDPSEDGEPPLARATAWKQLPDGALRETNTMPQWAGSCWYYLRFCDPGNGDLPWSKDAESYWMPVDLYVGGVEHAATHLLYSRFWHKVLFDLGHVHEPEPFKRLVNQGMILGATFLPLDRRKDDSGKKLVFLPPEVEERDDPERPGAKQWVVKATGEVVEIQWDKMSKSRGNVVNPDEVVATYGADSVRLYEMFMGPLEHSAPWQTEGLAGVHRFLQRVWKLFHLPAPEGATDEAARALVAGEGTPRQRRLLHRTIAEVTDRIDRMAFNTAISSLMVFVRDVIAAGDGDESALPRDAAAQFCLLLAPFAPHLAEELWSRIGQPRSLAHEAWPAADDAWLVDDSFTLVVQINGKWRAEIPAPKSASKDELAALARAVDDVARHLGGAEPKRVVVVPGRLVNFVL, from the coding sequence ATGGTCTACGACCACCAAGCGATCGAGCGCCGTTGGCAGGAGTACTGGGCGAAGCACGAGAGCTTCCGCGCCCAGGTCGATCACGAGCGCCCGAAGTTCTACGTGCTCGACATGTTCCCGTATCCCTCGGGCGACGGCCTCCATGTCGGACACGTCGAGGGTTATACGGCGACCGACATCATCGCGCGCTACAAGCGGATGCGCGGCTTCAACGTGCTGCACCCGATGGGGTGGGACGCGTTCGGCCTGCCGGCCGAGCGACACGCGATGAAGACCGGGGTGCACCCGGCGACCGTCATCGCCAACGCGAGCGCCAACTTCCGTCGTCAGCTGCAGCGCCTGGGCTTCTCGTACGACTGGAGCCGCGAGTTCAGCACCACCGATCCGAAGTACTACAAGTGGACGCAGTGGATCTTCTTGCAGCTGTGGGGCGCGTGGTACGACCGCGAGGCCCGGCGCGCGCGGCCGATCGCCGAGCTGCCGATCCCCACCGAGGTCGCCGCCGTCGGTGACGCCGCGGTCGCGGCCTACCGCGACGCGCGTCGGCTGGCCTACCTCGACGAGGCGCCGGTCAACTGGTGCCCGGCCCTGCGCGTGGTGCTGGCCAACGAAGAGGTCGCGGAGAAGGTCGAGGACGGCTACGAAGTCGTGCGCCGACCCATGAAGCAGTGGGTGCTGCGCATCACCGAGTACGCCGAGCGGCTGCTGGCCGACCTCGACGGGCTCGAGTGGCCGCCCCACGTGCTCGAGATCCAGCGCAACTGGGTCGGGCGCTCCGAGGGCGCCGAGATCACGTTTGCGATCGCCGGCCACGACGCCAGCCTGTCGGTGTTCACGACGCGGCCCGACACCCTCTACGGCGCGACCTACATGGTGCTCGCGCCGGAGCATCCGCTGGTCGCGAAGATCACCACCGACGCGCAGCGAGCGGCCGTGACCGCGTATGTCGATCGCACCGCGCGTCGCAGCGAGCGCGAGCGCCAGGCCGAGTCGATCGAGGGCAAGAAGTCCGGCGTCGACACCGGCGCGTTCGCGACCCATCCGCTGACCGGCGCGGCGATTCCGATCTGGATCGCCGACTACGTGCTGCTCGGCTACGGCACCGGCGCGATCATGGCGGTGCCCGGCCACGACGATCGCGACCACGCCTTCGCCCGCGCGATGGGACTGCCGATCGTGCAGGTGGTGGCACCCGAGGGCGGCGCGCCGGTCGACGTCGCGGTCGCGGCGTTCGTCGGCGAGGGCATCGCCGTCAACTCGCCGCACATCGAAGGGCAGGCCACCGCCGCCGCCAAGCGGGCGATGACCGAGCACCTCGCGGCGCAGGGCTGCGGGCGCGCCCGTGTGACCTACAAGCTGCGCGACTGGTTGTTCTCGCGGCAGCGCTACTGGGGCGAGCCGTTCCCGCTGGCGCATCGCAGCGACGGCAGCATCTACGCCATCGACCCGTTGCCGGTGGAGCTGCCGGAGGTCGCCGACTACGATCCCAGCGAGGACGGCGAGCCCCCGCTGGCGCGAGCGACCGCGTGGAAGCAGCTGCCCGACGGGGCCCTGCGCGAGACCAACACCATGCCGCAGTGGGCCGGCAGCTGCTGGTACTACCTGCGCTTCTGCGATCCCGGCAACGGCGACCTGCCGTGGTCGAAGGACGCCGAGTCGTACTGGATGCCGGTCGATCTGTACGTCGGCGGGGTCGAGCACGCCGCCACGCATCTGTTGTACTCGCGCTTCTGGCACAAGGTGCTGTTCGACCTCGGCCACGTGCACGAGCCCGAGCCGTTCAAGCGCCTGGTCAACCAGGGCATGATCCTCGGTGCGACCTTCTTGCCGCTCGATCGACGCAAGGACGACAGCGGCAAGAAGCTGGTGTTCTTGCCGCCCGAGGTCGAGGAGCGCGACGATCCCGAGCGGCCCGGCGCCAAGCAGTGGGTCGTCAAGGCCACCGGCGAGGTGGTCGAGATCCAGTGGGACAAGATGTCGAAGAGCCGCGGCAACGTCGTCAACCCCGACGAGGTCGTGGCGACCTACGGCGCCGACTCGGTGCGGCTCTACGAGATGTTCATGGGCCCGCTCGAGCACAGCGCGCCGTGGCAGACCGAGGGGCTCGCCGGCGTCCACCGCTTCCTGCAGCGGGTGTGGAAGTTGTTCCACCTGCCGGCGCCCGAGGGCGCGACCGACGAGGCCGCGCGGGCGTTGGTGGCGGGCGAGGGCACGCCGCGACAGCGTCGCCTGCTGCACCGCACGATCGCCGAGGTCACCGATCGCATCGATCGCATGGCGTTCAACACCGCGATCAGCTCGTTGATGGTGTTCGTGCGCGACGTGATCGCGGCGGGTGACGGCGACGAGTCGGCGCTGCCGCGCGACGCCGCGGCGCAGTTCTGCCTGCTGCTCGCGCCCTTTGCGCCCCATCTCGCCGAGGAGCTGTGGTCGCGGATCGGCCAGCCGCGATCGCTCGCCCACGAGGCGTGGCCGGCGGCCGACGACGCGTGGCTCGTCGACGACAGCTTCACGCTGGTCGTGCAGATCAACGGCAAGTGGCGCGCGGAGATCCCTGCGCCGAAGTCGGCGAGCAAGGACGAGCTCGCGGCGCTCGCCCGCGCCGTCGACGACGTCGCACGGCACCTCGGCGGCGCCGAGCCCAAGCGCGTGGTGGTGGTGCCCGGGCGCCTGGTGAACTTCGTGCTGTGA